In Accipiter gentilis chromosome 18, bAccGen1.1, whole genome shotgun sequence, the following are encoded in one genomic region:
- the ETFRF1 gene encoding electron transfer flavoprotein regulatory factor 1 produces MANSLRGEVLNLYKNLLYLGREYPKGADYFRSRLKAAFLKNKDVKDPEKIKQLIARGEFVIKELEALYFLRKYRALKQRYYSDDNQ; encoded by the exons ATGGCCAATTCTTTAAGAGGTGAAGTGTTGAATCTATACAAAAAT ctgcTGTACCTTGGAAGGGAGTATCCCAAAGGAGCAGACTACTTTAGAAGCcgtttgaaagcagcttttctaaaaaataaagatgtgaaagatcctgaaaaaataaagcaactaaTTGCACGAGGAGAATTTGTTATAAAAGAGTTGGAGGCTTTGTACTTTCTCAGGAAATACAGAGCTCTGAAACAGCGCTACTACAGTGACGACAATCAGTAA
- the DNAI7 gene encoding dynein axonemal intermediate chain 7 isoform X3, whose translation MGPKKKKKSSGKKKVSKAEQLRLQKEEEERRLKEEEEAQFQAQQEEAARLEKERIEQEQMEKLEAKDQERRESELAELHSLEQKFLSAQQWKTDYRAYGKWEHYLSCDGSPDPTVLQEINTFMSLWRDDQNEDVQLVMEKGAQVLNLIEKLQFLLLDTPPSEITEKETVQYQESILELQNLLHQKYNGATEHLLKTANMYEDSETGNMQAVIKDKNVTFCIWANLKKKVRLKSHMFCDAQHGFDLPKSLAMSSVAVRILHTYYDHLSPLWLQCQSVPRLEVFDSKELTQHSKDNVEEPEEEEKKAREEPSMPTEEEMCSDGRKSAVSFKENCNSIADINETEEEIEKKSEILDIPSQVQHPLTQEEMNEKEAAITDENIVDLQQFVPVGGVYHIDALQLPPQVKQIKDWSMVEVLDVGLQAYPYPPEEAEDATYPPIQITLRLSDNVMYFEDPVIARWDPAGQQWRTDGISNVTYERQAKSITFEMRAFYTIALLQDAHLNMPYQAWELQPTGMDEALLIVTTVFATIQIQMKGNQCMLSSVVVEEKDVLSYVTGKWLSPVDLRAVLKKAGVNIFPGAYSHKYVSVNKKAPLAEVRAYQQMALVASAFAFAWSKWNLEAGQEQVVFKESGAAAGVAKPCILQRQTRWKIVVLIQYLVHSLLGTEN comes from the exons ATG Ggtccaaaaaagaagaaaaag TCCAGTGGCAAAAAGAAAGTTAGCAAAGCTGAACAACTGAGAttgcagaaagaagaagaagaaaggaggctgAAAGAGGAAG AGGAAGCCCAATTTCAAGCTCAAcaagaagaagcagcaagacttGAAAAGGAGAGAATTGAAcaagaacagatggaaaagcttGAGGCAAAA GATCAAGAACGAAGGGAGTCTGAACTAGCAGAACTTCATTCACTGGAACAGAAGTTTTTGTCTGCACAGCAGTGGAAAACGGATTATAGAGCGTATGGAAAG TGGGAGCATTACCTCAGTTGTGATGGAAGTCCTGACCCAACAGTACTGCAGGAAATAAATACTTTCATGAGCTTATGGCGTGACGATCAAAATGAGGATGTTCAACTTGTGATGGAGAAGGGGGCACAGGTGCTAAAT TTAATTGAGAAGTTGCAGTTTCTTTTATTGGACACACCACCAAGTGagataacagaaaaagaaacagtccAGTACCAGGAATCTATTCTGGAATTGCAGAATCTGCTTCATCAGAAGTACAATGGAGCAACAGAACACCTGCTTAAA ACAGCTAATATGTATGAAGATTCTGAAACGGGAAATATGCAGGCAGTCATAAAGGACAAAAATGTTACTTTCTGCATTTGGGCCAATCTGAAGAAGAAAGTAAG GTTAAAAAGTCACATGTTTTGTGATGCACAGCATGGGTTTGATCTTCCAAAGTCACTGGCTATGAGCAGTGTTGCTGTTCGTATATTGCATACTTATTACGACCATCTATCTCCACTTTGGCTGCAGTGTCAGAGTGTGCCGAGATTGGAAGTCTTCGATAGCAAAGAGTTAACTCAGCATTCAAAAGACAATGTAGAAGAaccagaagaagaggaaaagaaagccagagaaGAGCCCAGCATGCCCACTGAAGAAGAAATGTGTTCTGATGGGAGAAAG AGTGCTGTCTCATTCAAAGAAAACTGCAATAGCATAGCTGATATAAATGAGACAGAGGAGGAAATTGAGAAGAAATCAGAAATCTTGGACATACCATCACAAG TTCAGCATCCGCTGACACAAGAAGAGATgaatgaaaaagaagcagcaataacTGATGAAAACATTGTTGATTTGCAACAGTTTGTACCCGTGGGTGGTGTGTACCATATCGATGCACTGCAGCTTCCACCTCAGGTCAAACAAATCAAGGACTGGAGTATGGTGGAG GTACTCGACGTTGGATTGCAGGCATACCCCTATCCCCCAGAAGAGGCTGAAGATGCCACATATCCACCAATACAGATAACCCTTAGGCTTTCTGACAATGTGATGTATTTTGAGGATCCTGTGATAGCCCGATGGGATCCTGCAG GCCAACAGTGGAGAACTGATGGCATCAGCAACGTAACGTATGAAAGACAAGCCAAGAGTATCACCTTTGAGATGCGTGCCTTTTATACAATAGCACTTCTCCAGGACGCTCATCTCAACATGCCATATCAGGCATGGGAATTGCAACCAACAGGCATGGATGAAGCACTACTTATAGTTACTACAGTCTTTGCAACGATTCAGATACAAATGAAG GGTAATCAGTGTATGTTGTCTTCAGTAGTGGTGGAAGAGAAGGATGTCCTTTCCTATGTCACAGGAAAATGGCTAAGTCCAGTTGACCTAAGAGCAGTTTTGAAAAAAGCTGGTGTGAATATTTTCCCAGGAGCATATTCTCACAAGTATGTCTCTGTAAACAAGAAG GCTCCCCTAGCAGAAGTTAGGGCCTATCAACAGATGGCCCTGGTtgcgtctgcttttgcttttgcctgGAGCAAGTGGAATCTAGAAGCAGGTCAAGAGCAAGTCGTGTTCAAG
- the DNAI7 gene encoding dynein axonemal intermediate chain 7 isoform X8 yields MGPKKKKKSSGKKKVSKAEQLRLQKEEEERRLKEEEEAQFQAQQEEAARLEKERIEQEQMEKLEAKDQERRESELAELHSLEQKFLSAQQWKTDYRAYGKWEHYLSCDGSPDPTVLQEINTFMSLWRDDQNEDVQLVMEKGAQVLNLIEKLQFLLLDTPPSEITEKETVQYQESILELQNLLHQKYNGATEHLLKTANMYEDSETGNMQAVIKDKNVTFCIWANLKKKVRLKSHMFCDAQHGFDLPKSLAMSSVAVRILHTYYDHLSPLWLQCQSVPRLEVFDSKELTQHSKDNVEEPEEEEKKAREEPSMPTEEEMCSDGRKSAVSFKENCNSIADINETEEEIEKKSEILDIPSQVQHPLTQEEMNEKEAAITDENIVDLQQFVPVGGVYHIDALQLPPQVKQIKDWSMVEVLDVGLQAYPYPPEEAEDATYPPIQITLRLSDNVMYFEDPVIARWDPAGQQWRTDGISNVTYERQAKSITFEMRAFYTIALLQDAHLNMPYQAWELQPTGMDEALLIVTTVFATIQIQMKGNQCMLSSVVVEEKDVLSYVTGKWLSPVDLRAVLKKAGVNIFPGAYSHKYVSVNKKESGAAAGVAKPCILQRQTRWKIVVLIQYLVHSLLGTEN; encoded by the exons ATG Ggtccaaaaaagaagaaaaag TCCAGTGGCAAAAAGAAAGTTAGCAAAGCTGAACAACTGAGAttgcagaaagaagaagaagaaaggaggctgAAAGAGGAAG AGGAAGCCCAATTTCAAGCTCAAcaagaagaagcagcaagacttGAAAAGGAGAGAATTGAAcaagaacagatggaaaagcttGAGGCAAAA GATCAAGAACGAAGGGAGTCTGAACTAGCAGAACTTCATTCACTGGAACAGAAGTTTTTGTCTGCACAGCAGTGGAAAACGGATTATAGAGCGTATGGAAAG TGGGAGCATTACCTCAGTTGTGATGGAAGTCCTGACCCAACAGTACTGCAGGAAATAAATACTTTCATGAGCTTATGGCGTGACGATCAAAATGAGGATGTTCAACTTGTGATGGAGAAGGGGGCACAGGTGCTAAAT TTAATTGAGAAGTTGCAGTTTCTTTTATTGGACACACCACCAAGTGagataacagaaaaagaaacagtccAGTACCAGGAATCTATTCTGGAATTGCAGAATCTGCTTCATCAGAAGTACAATGGAGCAACAGAACACCTGCTTAAA ACAGCTAATATGTATGAAGATTCTGAAACGGGAAATATGCAGGCAGTCATAAAGGACAAAAATGTTACTTTCTGCATTTGGGCCAATCTGAAGAAGAAAGTAAG GTTAAAAAGTCACATGTTTTGTGATGCACAGCATGGGTTTGATCTTCCAAAGTCACTGGCTATGAGCAGTGTTGCTGTTCGTATATTGCATACTTATTACGACCATCTATCTCCACTTTGGCTGCAGTGTCAGAGTGTGCCGAGATTGGAAGTCTTCGATAGCAAAGAGTTAACTCAGCATTCAAAAGACAATGTAGAAGAaccagaagaagaggaaaagaaagccagagaaGAGCCCAGCATGCCCACTGAAGAAGAAATGTGTTCTGATGGGAGAAAG AGTGCTGTCTCATTCAAAGAAAACTGCAATAGCATAGCTGATATAAATGAGACAGAGGAGGAAATTGAGAAGAAATCAGAAATCTTGGACATACCATCACAAG TTCAGCATCCGCTGACACAAGAAGAGATgaatgaaaaagaagcagcaataacTGATGAAAACATTGTTGATTTGCAACAGTTTGTACCCGTGGGTGGTGTGTACCATATCGATGCACTGCAGCTTCCACCTCAGGTCAAACAAATCAAGGACTGGAGTATGGTGGAG GTACTCGACGTTGGATTGCAGGCATACCCCTATCCCCCAGAAGAGGCTGAAGATGCCACATATCCACCAATACAGATAACCCTTAGGCTTTCTGACAATGTGATGTATTTTGAGGATCCTGTGATAGCCCGATGGGATCCTGCAG GCCAACAGTGGAGAACTGATGGCATCAGCAACGTAACGTATGAAAGACAAGCCAAGAGTATCACCTTTGAGATGCGTGCCTTTTATACAATAGCACTTCTCCAGGACGCTCATCTCAACATGCCATATCAGGCATGGGAATTGCAACCAACAGGCATGGATGAAGCACTACTTATAGTTACTACAGTCTTTGCAACGATTCAGATACAAATGAAG GGTAATCAGTGTATGTTGTCTTCAGTAGTGGTGGAAGAGAAGGATGTCCTTTCCTATGTCACAGGAAAATGGCTAAGTCCAGTTGACCTAAGAGCAGTTTTGAAAAAAGCTGGTGTGAATATTTTCCCAGGAGCATATTCTCACAAGTATGTCTCTGTAAACAAGAAG